From a single Nicotiana tomentosiformis chromosome 2, ASM39032v3, whole genome shotgun sequence genomic region:
- the LOC138904441 gene encoding uncharacterized protein, translating to MLNAREHVEHEILWEMKSGTTIIWHENWTGLEAIYHVLPPDFSIEENLQEVVKLKQGREWNGTLINQNFPEDIAEHIKKIHYDSREEQWDKPCWMPTSSGKFTINSSWQILRHRVNPNQEFRRIWTKGLPFKISFFLWRQWRHKLSTVDLWRK from the coding sequence ATGCTGAATGCAAGGGAACACGTAGAGCATGAGATACTATGGGAGATGAAAAGTGGCACAACAATCATatggcatgaaaattggactgggCTGGAAGCTATATATCATGTCCTACCTCCAGACTTCAGTATTGAGGAGAACTTACAAGAGGTGGTAAAACTAAAGCAAGGAAGAGAATGGAATGGCACACTAATTAACCAGAATTTCCCAGAAGACATTGCTGAACATATAAAAAAGATCCATTATGACAGTAGAGAGGAGCAGTGGGATAAACCATGTTGGATGCCAACTTCATCAGGCAAGTTTACTATCAATAGTTCTTGGCAAATCCTGAGGCATCGAGTAAATCCAAATCAGGAATTCAGAAGAATATGGACAAAAGGACTACCATTCAAGATCTCATTCTTTTTATGGAGACAGTGGAGACACAAACTGTCAACTGTTGACTTATGGAGGAAATAG